A DNA window from Kitasatospora atroaurantiaca contains the following coding sequences:
- a CDS encoding exonuclease, translating to MSSRSRITPTVYVSVDIEADGPIPGPYSMVSFGAAVAGRHDSAGFRRAEPLGFYQELRPISERYDPEALAVSGLDRAALLRDGAEPAVAMREFCDWLEEIRVDEAGRRYRPVMVGYPAPYDWLFLYWYLVNFTGTSPFGHSGCLDVKTLYAARAGVPFAGIGKRSMPAELLPDLPHTHHGLDDAREQAVLFANLMEWRAG from the coding sequence ATGTCCTCCAGGAGCCGCATCACACCGACCGTCTACGTCTCGGTCGACATCGAGGCCGACGGGCCGATTCCGGGGCCGTACTCCATGGTCAGCTTCGGTGCGGCCGTTGCGGGCCGGCACGACTCGGCGGGCTTCCGGCGGGCCGAACCACTCGGCTTCTACCAGGAGTTGCGGCCGATCAGCGAGCGGTACGACCCCGAGGCGCTGGCCGTGTCCGGGCTGGACCGGGCCGCGCTGTTGCGTGACGGCGCCGAACCGGCCGTCGCCATGCGGGAGTTCTGCGACTGGCTGGAGGAGATCCGCGTCGACGAGGCCGGTCGGCGGTACCGGCCGGTGATGGTCGGCTACCCCGCCCCGTACGACTGGCTGTTCCTCTACTGGTACCTGGTCAACTTCACCGGCACGAGTCCGTTCGGGCACTCCGGCTGCCTGGACGTCAAGACGCTGTACGCCGCCCGCGCCGGAGTCCCGTTCGCGGGGATCGGCAAGCGCTCGATGCCCGCCGAGCTGCTGCCCGACCTGCCGCACACCCACCATGGGCTGGACGACGCCCGCGAGCAGGCGGTGCTGTTCGCCAATCTGATGGAGTGGCGGGCGGGTTAG